The following DNA comes from Bacillota bacterium.
AGCTCCTGCCCCATCTGTCGACCTGCAAATCGCCCCAGCAGATGTTCGGGGCCCTGGCCAAGTCGTACTACGCCGAGAAAGCCGGGATCAGCCCAAAGGACATCTTCGTGGTCTCGATCATGCCCTGCACGGCGAAGAAGTTCGAGTGCCAGCGGCCGGAGATGAAGGACAGCGGTTACCAGGACGTCGACGTCGTCCTGACCTCCCGCGAGCTTGGCCGGATGATGCGCGAGGCCGGCATCGCTTTCGAGAACCTCCCCGAAGAGGAGTACGATCTGCCCCTCGGCATCTCCACCGGAGCGGCCGCCATTTTCGGGGCCACCGGTGGGGTGATGGAGGCCGCCCTGCGCACCGCCTACGAGATCCTGACCGGTAAGTCCCTCGAGAACATCGAACTCGTCGCCGTCCGCGGGATGGAGTCGATCAAAGAAGCGACCATCCCCGTCGGTGACCTCAAGGTCAAGGTGGCCGTTGCCCACGGCCTGGCCAACGCCGGAAAGCTCATGGAGAAGCTGGCCAAGGGGGAGGCCGACTACCACTTCATCGAGGTCATGTGCTGCCCTGGCGGGTGCATCGGCGGCGGCGGCCAACCCATCGGGACCGACAACGCCATCCGGAAACTGCGGATGGACGCCATCTACCGCGAGGACCAGAGGATGCCCCTGCGCAAGTCGCACGAGAACCCGGTGCTCAAGCAGCTCTATGAGGAGTACCTCGGTCACCCCCTGGGCGAGAAGTCGCACCACCTCCTGCATACCGAGTACACCAAGCGCTCCAGGTATTGAGCCCAGAACCCGGGACACGCTCAGACGCTGAGTAGGAGCGGGGCCATGCCGCCACTGGGCATGGCCCCGTTCACCTGGGGGGAGGATGTAAGGCAAGGAGTGAGGCGGATGACCGGAGCGAACCGGCAGGAACATGATCTCTTGGGGACCTGCGAGGTCCCCGCCGACGCCTACTACGGGGTCCACGCCTGCAGGGCGGCGGCCAACTTCCCGATCTCGGGACAGACCCCGCATCCCCAACTGCTGAGGGCCATGGGCCTGGTCAAGAAGGCCTGCGCCCTGGCCAACACGGAACTGGGCCACCTGAGCCAGGAACGCGGCCGGGTCATCGCCCAGGCAGCCGAGGAACTGGCCGAGGGTCGGTGGGGCGATCAGATCGTCGTCGACGCCTACCAGGGTGGGGCCGGGACCTCGACGAATATGAACGTCAACGAGGTCATCGCCAATCGGGCCATCGAACTCCTGGGCGGCCGTAAGGGAGACTATTCCCTGGTCCACCCCCTCGATCACGTCAACCTGCACCAGTCGACCAACGATGTCTATCCGACGGCCCTCCGCGTGGCCGCCATCGCCCTGCTCCTCCCCCTCAGCCAAGCCCTGGCCCGCCTGCAAGAGGCCCTTCAGGAAAAGGAAGCAGAGTTTGCCGGGGTGATCAAGCTCGGCCGGACCGAGATGCAGGACGCCGTGCCGATCACCCTGGGACAGGAGTTCAGCGCCTGGGCCCAGGCGGTGGCCCGGGACCGTTGGCGTCTGTACAAGGTGGAAGAACGGCTGCGCCAGGTCAACCTGGGGGGGACGGCGGTCGGCACGGGCCTAAACGCCGACCGCCGCTACTCCTACCTCGCCGCCGAGAAGCTGAGGGCGGTCGCCCGCCAGGGGTTGTCAAGGGCCGAAAATCCGATCGACCTGACCCAGAACGCCGATGTCTTCGTCGAGGTCTCCGGGCTGATCAAGGCGGGGGCGGTCAACCTGGCCAAGATCGCCTCCGACCTGATCCTCCTGTCCTCCGGACCCCGGGGCGGCCTGGCCGAGATCAACCTGCCCGAGTTGCAGGCGGGGTCGTCGATCATGCCGGGCAAGGTCAACCCGGTCGTCCCGGAAATGGTCAAACAGGTATCTTACCAGGTCATCGGCTTCGACGTGGCAATCACCCTCGCGGCTCAGGGGGGGCAACTGGAACTCAACGCCTTCCTGCCGCTGATTGCCCACGACCTGCTCTGGGGGATCCAGCTCCTCACCCGGGCGGCGGACATCTTCACCGAGCGCTGCGTCAAAGGGGTCACGGCCAGCCGCGAGCGCTGTCGGGGCTGGCTCGAAGATAGCTACGGACTGGTGACGGCGATCATCGGGCACGTCGGCTACGACCTGGCCTCGGACATCGCTCGAGAGGCCCGCGACACCGGACGCCCGGTCCGACAGGTCATCCTGGACCGCGGCCTCTTCACCCCGGACCGGCTGGCGCTGGTCCTCGACCCCGAGCAGATGACCAGGCCGGGCATTCCCGGTGCGGTGACAAGAACCCGGGACGTCGGAAGCGACGGTCGGGGGCCCGGACGCCAAGACTGACCGGCCGGACCTGCGCCGGCCCTTTGGAGGATTGAACGTGGAAGCCACTCCCCGCGGCGAACGTCTGCACGTCGCCATCTTCGGTCGGCGCAACGCCGGCAAGTCAACCCTCATAAATGCTCTCTCCAACCAGGACGTGGCCATCGTCTCCCCCGTCCCCGGGACAACCACCGATCCGGTCTACCGGTCGATGGAAATCCTGCCGATCGGCCCGGTGGTCCTGATCGACACCGCCGGTATCGATGACGTCGGAGACCTGGGCCAGATGAGGATCAGGAGCACCCTGCGGGTTCTCAATCGGACCGACCTGGCCCTTCTGGTCATCGACGCGACGGCCGGCCCCGGGGAATACGAGCAGAATCTGCTCAAACGCCTGAAAGACCGGGACCTACCGGCCATTGCCGTAATCAACAAGGTCGACCTGGTCCGAAAGCCGGAGGACTGGACCGCTTGGGGCACCGCGCTTGGCGTACCGGTGGTGCCGGTGAGCGGCGAGAGCGGCGAGGGCATCGAGGCCTTGAAACAGAAGATCATCGAGGTGGCTCCGAGCGACTGGTCGGCGCCGGCCATCGTCGGGGACCTGATCGACCCGGGCGACCTGGTCTTCCTGGTCGTCCCGATCGACCTTGCCGCGCCCAAGGGCCGATTGATCTTGCCGCAGGTGCAGACCCTTCGCGACATCCTCGACCACGATGCCTACGCCGTCATGGTCAAGGAGTATGAGCTCCGAGAGGCCCTCGCCAACCAGGTCCGCCGGCCGCGCCTGGTGATCACCGACTCCCAGGCCTTCCTCAAGGTGGACGCCGATACGCCCTCGGAGGTAAGGCTGACCTCCTTCTCCATCCTCTTTGCCCGCTACAAGGGGGACCTCGAGGCGTTGGTGGCTGGGGCGAAGGCCGTCGACTCTCTCCGCCCCGGGGATCGGGTCCTTATCGCGGAAGCCTGCACTCATCACCGGCAGGCCGACGACATCGGGAGAGTCAAGATTCCGCGCTGGCTACGCCAGAGGGTCGGCGGGGACCTTCAGTTCAGTTGGGTCTCCGGGATGAAGTACCCCGATGATCTGGAGACCTACAAGCTGGTGGTCCACTGCGGAGGGTGCATGATCAACCGCCGTGAGATGCTGGCAAGAATAGGTCAGGCCCGGGAGAAGGGCGTCCCGATTGTCAATTATGGGGTCCTCATCGCCTACTTGCTCGGACTGCTGCCTCGGGCCCTCGAACCATTCCCGGCAGCCAGGCAACTAATCATCGGCCTCTGAAGGGGCTCGCCGACTGACGGGACCCCCCTCCAAAAGTAGAGGGGGGTCCCCTTTCTTCTTCACAGAAGGGCCGAAACGTGGTAGAATAAAAGTGGAACTAACACCGGGACGCATCGGTGTTAAGGAGTACTTAAATATGGCCCTCGTTTGTGAACGCCGGCACTATCGGGGGCGGTTCTGCGGGGCCTTGTCAGACCCAAATGCCGACCCCGCGTAGGTCTCCCGACCGGTCCCCCCGGACCACGATGAAAGGAGCGAGGTGAAGGACAATGAACGAGAGGCTCAAACCGTGGATGGTAGCGACTGCTCTCGCAGGGTGCTTCCCCGTCGGTCTCCATCTGCTGTGGAGCGGGGCCCAGTTCAGCCTGGCCGGCAAGATCGTCCTGACGACCGTGACGGCCGCCCTCTCCCCGGTGCTCGTTCTCCTGGCCGTGCCCGTGGTCCTGGCCGGGGGAGTACGGCTCCTGACCAGGCTTGGTTGAGAAACGGCCGGCCTGAGGCACAGAGAAGGCGGACAATGGCCCGGACCCCGGATCAGACCAAGGGTCGCCCGGATGTGGGCAATGAAGAAGGGAGGCGCGTTGTGTTGCGCCTCCCTTCGCGTTGGCATGCTCGCACTGTTGCTGGAAGTCGAGATGGACTGCCTCGCCGACGCGCTTCTGTCGGCCACCGGCGCGGGCTACGTGCCGACGCTCGAATCGCGGGCAAGAAGCGTCTCAGAACCAGGGGCGGGGACGAAGCGGCCGTTCAGACGGCCCGGCTCTGCATAGCCTCGATACAGTTCCGGCAAACCCTCTTGCCCCGGAAGTTCTCGACGTTCTGGGCGTTGCCGCAGAAGATGCAGGCCGGCTCATACTTGCGAAGGATGATCTTGTCGGAGTCGACGTAGATCTCCAGAGCGTCCTTCTCTTCAATGTCCAGGGTGCGGCGGAGTTCAATGGGAATCACGACGCGTCCCAGTTCATCGACTTTACGAACAATACCCGTAGACTTCATCATGACCGGCGTCCCTCCGTTTAAACTTTCTACACGTTTCGACACTACCTGTATAGACTATACCAATAATGCCAGAAAAAGTCAACCATAATTGTTTGACTAGGCCGGTCAACATCTCTTCATGTTGGCCGCCCGAGGTGACCTCAGAACGGCCAAGTAGCGCTGGATTGGCTATCGCCAACGGAGGTTCGTTTCTGTCTGACCGGGCCGGCCGGAGTCGCCTGCTTCCCGGAGTGGGAGGTACGGAGGCCTGGTTCGACACAAGTCGACATTCCCGCCCGTTTGGGTGTCAGGGGCCCCAGCCGCCGCCGCCGCCGCCGCCGTGTGCCTTGACAGGACGGCCCGGCTGCCATATATTGAGGTTAATACACCGAGCCAGAGAAACGGGTCAAAGACGGTGAAGGGGAAGAGTAACCCCGCCTCGAGGGCGTAGAGAGCCGGGCCAGGTGAAAGCCGGCCCCAAAGGGCGGAGCGAAGATGGCCCCAGAGTCGTCCGCTGAACCGGCCCAGGCGGGCCCAAGTAGGCTGAACCGGCAGGCCGCCGTTAACCGGCCGGGGTCTCCGCCCAAGTGGCGGGTACCCGCGGAGGCGCGGGCCGTGAGGCCCGGGCGTTTATGGGTGGTACCGCGAAGGATATTCCCTCGCCCCAAAGGTGGGCGAGGGTTTTTCATTTTCCCGTCCGAACTGACGGGTCACCCGCTCCGGCAGGCGTTCTTGACAAGGGGGGACTGCAGATTGAGCGGCAGAGCGAAGGGCGAAGGCGAGCGTGAAACCTTCTACATCACCACCCCGATTTACTACACCAACGACAACCTGCACATCGGTCACACCTACACGACCGTGGCCGCCGACGCCATTGCCAGATTCCACCGCCTGCGCGGCGTCGACACTTACTTCCTGACCGGGACCGACGAGCACGGCCAGAAAGTCCAGCGACGGGCCGAAGCTGATGGCAAGGACCCGCAGACGTTCGTCGATGAGATCGTCGAACACATCAAGGCCCTGTGGGCCAAGATGGGCATCTCCTACGACGGGTTCATCCGGACCACGGACCCCGTCCACGAGCGGGTCGTCCAGCAGATCTTCGAGAAGATCCTGGCCAAGGGGGACATCTACAAGGCCGAATACGAGGGCTGGTACTGCACCGGCTGCGAGGCCTTCTTCACCGAGACCCAGTACAAGGACCTTGGGGGCCGATGCCCCGACCACGACGCCCCCTTCGAGCGGCTTCGGGAGGAGAGCTACTTCTTCCGCCTTGGCAAGTACGCCGACCGGCTGTTGAGGCACATCGAGACCCATCCCGAGTTCATCCAGCCGGTCTCCCGGCGTAACGAGATCGTCAGCTTCATCAAGCAAGGGCTGGAGGACCTGTGCGTGTCCCGGACCACCTTCACCTGGGGCATCCCGGTCCCCTCCAACCCTAGGCACGTCATCTACGTCTGGTTCGACGCCCTGGCCAACTACATCACGGCCATCGGCTACCTCTCCGACGAGAGGAAGTTCCGCCGCTATTGGCCGGCCGATGTGCACCTAATCGGCAAGGAGATCGTCCGGTTCCACTGCATCATTTGGCCGATCATGCTGATGGCCTTGGACCTGCCCTTGCCGGACAAGATCTTCGGCCATGGTTGGCTCCAACTGGAGAGCGGCAAGATGTCCAAGTCGCGGGGGAACGTCATCGACCCGCTGGTCCTCATTGACAAGTACGGGGTCGACGCGGTCCGCTACTATCTCCTGAGGGAGATCCCCTTCGGGGCCGACGGCTACTACACCGAGGACGCCCTCATCCTGAGGACCAACGTCGACCTGGCCAATGACCTGGGCAACCTGCTCAGCCGGACGACGGCCATGATCAACCAGGCCTTCGGCGGGCGCATCCCGGAGCCCGGACCGTACGAAGCCCTCGACCGGGAGCTGCCGACCCTGGCCGGCCAGGTCCTCGACGAGGTCGAAAGGTACTTCGACGACCTGGAAATCAGCTCGGCCCTGGCCTCCTTGTGGAGACTGATCGATCGCTCCAACAAGTACATCGACGAGACCAGCCCGTGGGCCTTGGCCCGGGAAGAGAAGACCCGGCCGCGGGCGGGTACGGTCCTTTATAACCTGGCAGAGACCCTCAGGATCCTCGGCATCGCTTTGCGGCCGTTCCTGCTCGAGGCACCCAGGGAGATCTGGAAGCAACTCGGGGTGGGCGGCGACATCAACGAGTCGACCTGGCAGGACGCCAAGACCTGGGGCCGGCTGCAGCCCGGGCTGACGGTCAGGCGGGGGACGCCGCTCTTCCCCCGGATCGAGGTGGCCAAGGAGGGCGAAGGCCCGGCCAGAGTCCAGGGCAAGCCCGCGGCCCAGGCGGAGCCCGTCTCGGCCCAGGTGGCAACGACACCCCCGTCCCCCGGCGAGGCCGGTCCTTCCACCGACGTCGGTCCGGCCCAGATTTCCATCGACGATTTCCGGCGGCTGGACCTCCGCGTGGCCACCATCCTGACGGCCGAGCGGATCAAGGGGGCCGACAAGCTCCTCCGCCTCGATGTTCAGATCGGCGAGGAAAAGCGACAGCTCGTCGCCGGTATTGCCAAGCACTACGAACCGGAGGCGCTGATCGGCAAGAGCATCGTCGTCGTGGCCAACCTGGCCCCGGCCAAGATCCGTGGCCTGGAATCACGGGGCATGCTGCTGGCTGCCTCCACCGACGACGGCGCCCAGCTCGGCCTGGTCACCCCGGAGCGCCCAGTACCCCCGGGGAGCAGGGTCAAATGAAGGCGAACAAACCGGGGGCAGCGGCCGGCGCTCTCCCACCGGTCGTCGAGACTCATTGCCATCTCGATTTGAAGGATTACGCGCCAGACCGGGCGGAGGTCATCAGCCGTGCTCGGGCGGCCGGGGTGGCCGCGTTGGTCAACGTCGGGTTCAACCTGGCCAGCTCCCTCGCGTCGGTGGACCTCGCCGAGGCCAACCCGGACATCTGGGCGGCGGTGGGCATTCACCCCCACGACGCGACCGAGGCCACTGCGGGGACCCTGGCGAGGCTAGGCGACTTGGCCCGCAAGCCGAAGGTCGCGGCCATCGGGGAAATCGGTCTCGATTACTACCGTGACCTCTCCCCCCGGCCCGCCCAGCGGGAGGCCTTCCGCCGGCAGCTCCGCCTGGCCCGTGAGCTAAGGAAACCGGTGATCATCCACGACCGCGACGCCCACGACGAGGTCCTGCGGATCCTGGAGGAGGAAGCCGCCGGGTTGACCGTCGTCCTGCATTGTTTTTCCGGGGACGCGGCGATGGCCCGGGCCTGCCTCTCGGCCGGCTACTTCATGGCCGTCGGCGGGGCGGTGACCTTCGCCAATGGCCTAAAGACGCAGGAGGTAGCGAAGGTCCTCCCGCTCAATCGGCTTCTTCTGGAGACCGACTCACCCTACCTCTCCCCGGAGCCCTTCCGCGGCAAGCGGAATGAGCCGGCCAGGGTAGCGGCGGTCGCCCAGAAGGTGGCCGAAGTCCGCGGGGAGTCACTGGCCGTGATCCGGGCCGAGACCACCCGGACGGCGGTCAAGGCCCTCGGTCTTACGCTGGGCTGATTCTAGAATCCGACCGGCCGTCGGCGCGAGCGGCGCAAGACCTGGGGAGGGAACCGGGCCTCCCGCGCCGAATCCAAAACGGGCTGGGAGGATCGCCACCATGCGCCGACAACCTGGTCGATACGAACAGTTCGTGCTCTCGCTCCGCTGGGTCCTCGTCGGGTTTGGCGCGGCCGTCCTTCTCTGGCGCCGCCCCGACTGGTGGTCGGCCCTCCTGATTCTGCTCCTCGTGGCTTACACCGCGATCCTGCAACACACCTACCGACGGCCGTCCTATTCCGACAAGACGGGATACTACGTCGTCGCCGCCGACCTGGTTCTCATCAGCGCCCTGGTCTTCACCCAGGGCGGAGCGAGCTCCGACCTGTACAACCTGTACTACCTGTCGATCGTCCAGGCCGCCGTCCTCCTCGGGTGGCGGGAGAGCGTCGCCGCCAGCATCACCGGA
Coding sequences within:
- a CDS encoding TatD family hydrolase, whose amino-acid sequence is MKANKPGAAAGALPPVVETHCHLDLKDYAPDRAEVISRARAAGVAALVNVGFNLASSLASVDLAEANPDIWAAVGIHPHDATEATAGTLARLGDLARKPKVAAIGEIGLDYYRDLSPRPAQREAFRRQLRLARELRKPVIIHDRDAHDEVLRILEEEAAGLTVVLHCFSGDAAMARACLSAGYFMAVGGAVTFANGLKTQEVAKVLPLNRLLLETDSPYLSPEPFRGKRNEPARVAAVAQKVAEVRGESLAVIRAETTRTAVKALGLTLG
- the metG gene encoding methionine--tRNA ligase; its protein translation is MSGRAKGEGERETFYITTPIYYTNDNLHIGHTYTTVAADAIARFHRLRGVDTYFLTGTDEHGQKVQRRAEADGKDPQTFVDEIVEHIKALWAKMGISYDGFIRTTDPVHERVVQQIFEKILAKGDIYKAEYEGWYCTGCEAFFTETQYKDLGGRCPDHDAPFERLREESYFFRLGKYADRLLRHIETHPEFIQPVSRRNEIVSFIKQGLEDLCVSRTTFTWGIPVPSNPRHVIYVWFDALANYITAIGYLSDERKFRRYWPADVHLIGKEIVRFHCIIWPIMLMALDLPLPDKIFGHGWLQLESGKMSKSRGNVIDPLVLIDKYGVDAVRYYLLREIPFGADGYYTEDALILRTNVDLANDLGNLLSRTTAMINQAFGGRIPEPGPYEALDRELPTLAGQVLDEVERYFDDLEISSALASLWRLIDRSNKYIDETSPWALAREEKTRPRAGTVLYNLAETLRILGIALRPFLLEAPREIWKQLGVGGDINESTWQDAKTWGRLQPGLTVRRGTPLFPRIEVAKEGEGPARVQGKPAAQAEPVSAQVATTPPSPGEAGPSTDVGPAQISIDDFRRLDLRVATILTAERIKGADKLLRLDVQIGEEKRQLVAGIAKHYEPEALIGKSIVVVANLAPAKIRGLESRGMLLAASTDDGAQLGLVTPERPVPPGSRVK
- the hydF gene encoding [FeFe] hydrogenase H-cluster maturation GTPase HydF, which gives rise to MEATPRGERLHVAIFGRRNAGKSTLINALSNQDVAIVSPVPGTTTDPVYRSMEILPIGPVVLIDTAGIDDVGDLGQMRIRSTLRVLNRTDLALLVIDATAGPGEYEQNLLKRLKDRDLPAIAVINKVDLVRKPEDWTAWGTALGVPVVPVSGESGEGIEALKQKIIEVAPSDWSAPAIVGDLIDPGDLVFLVVPIDLAAPKGRLILPQVQTLRDILDHDAYAVMVKEYELREALANQVRRPRLVITDSQAFLKVDADTPSEVRLTSFSILFARYKGDLEALVAGAKAVDSLRPGDRVLIAEACTHHRQADDIGRVKIPRWLRQRVGGDLQFSWVSGMKYPDDLETYKLVVHCGGCMINRREMLARIGQAREKGVPIVNYGVLIAYLLGLLPRALEPFPAARQLIIGL
- a CDS encoding AbrB/MazE/SpoVT family DNA-binding domain-containing protein, with the translated sequence MKSTGIVRKVDELGRVVIPIELRRTLDIEEKDALEIYVDSDKIILRKYEPACIFCGNAQNVENFRGKRVCRNCIEAMQSRAV
- a CDS encoding aspartate ammonia-lyase — encoded protein: MTGANRQEHDLLGTCEVPADAYYGVHACRAAANFPISGQTPHPQLLRAMGLVKKACALANTELGHLSQERGRVIAQAAEELAEGRWGDQIVVDAYQGGAGTSTNMNVNEVIANRAIELLGGRKGDYSLVHPLDHVNLHQSTNDVYPTALRVAAIALLLPLSQALARLQEALQEKEAEFAGVIKLGRTEMQDAVPITLGQEFSAWAQAVARDRWRLYKVEERLRQVNLGGTAVGTGLNADRRYSYLAAEKLRAVARQGLSRAENPIDLTQNADVFVEVSGLIKAGAVNLAKIASDLILLSSGPRGGLAEINLPELQAGSSIMPGKVNPVVPEMVKQVSYQVIGFDVAITLAAQGGQLELNAFLPLIAHDLLWGIQLLTRAADIFTERCVKGVTASRERCRGWLEDSYGLVTAIIGHVGYDLASDIAREARDTGRPVRQVILDRGLFTPDRLALVLDPEQMTRPGIPGAVTRTRDVGSDGRGPGRQD